A part of Desulfotomaculum nigrificans DSM 574 genomic DNA contains:
- the infB gene encoding translation initiation factor IF-2, which translates to MVKKRVHELAKELNIENKELIQKLGEIGVAVKSHMSALEDNDIQKVYKAYGKSTNPAGEIKDSVPVTKQSKQNERGRGQGMEGKKDRDHLFRPDNLKGPGLVDRVPNRPPDRRYEDKPKTPPRQAQNVRGVGQPAGRPVQETAPAAKNEKPEQTAKSVKQQDRPAQNNDQVVRQEKTVVAEPQQELNRSGKSQPTGKTQGDRPQQGQGRSAGQRQPGPGKSGQGDRGQHGGQGKPPYGDRGNQRGQGKPAYGNRDNKGNTRAGIPAIPKPPEQIAQPKPTKTPDKTKGDRRKNYDKDKHWVDGFNESNKFFHQRQNKNKKKKNQPTPPPIVDKRPVQIGENITVQELAEKLKKTAAEVIKKLMSLGVLATINQEIDFDTAALIASEFGYEVELKVAVDKEALLMAEPEDDPEKMKPRPPVVTIMGHVDHGKTSLLDAIRETNVTAGEAGGITQHIGAYQVEHNGKKITFVDTPGHAAFTAMRARGAQITDIAVLVVAADDGVMPQTVEAINHAKAAQVPIIVAINKMDKPEASPEKVKQELTQHDLVVEDWGGDVIAVPVSAKQRTGLENLLEMILLVAEINELKANPDRLARGTVIEAELDKGRGPVATVLVQNGTLRVGDTIVVGHVFGRVRAMIDDKGRRVKKAGPSTPVEILGLSDVPEAGDILIAVEDEKLAREVAEKRQQRKREEELKATSKISLDDLFKHIQEGQIKELPIIVKADVQGSIEALAQALEKLSTDEVKVNLIHTGVGAINETDIMLASASNALVIGFNVRPDANARKVAEAEKVSLNLYRVIYEVIDDVKKAMSGLLEPEFREVILGHVEVRKTFKASKIGTIAGGYVAEGKITRDSQVRVIRDGIVIHEGKLDSLKRFKDDVKEVTQGYECGLTIERFNDIQEGDIIEVFTTEAIKRELE; encoded by the coding sequence ATGGTAAAAAAACGGGTCCATGAACTCGCCAAAGAGCTAAACATAGAAAATAAAGAACTTATACAAAAATTAGGTGAAATCGGTGTAGCCGTTAAGTCACATATGAGTGCCTTAGAAGACAATGATATCCAAAAGGTATACAAGGCATACGGGAAAAGCACAAATCCTGCAGGTGAAATTAAGGATTCAGTTCCGGTAACCAAACAATCAAAGCAGAATGAGCGGGGTAGGGGGCAAGGAATGGAAGGAAAAAAAGACAGAGATCATTTATTCAGACCGGATAATCTTAAAGGTCCGGGACTGGTAGACAGAGTTCCAAACCGTCCACCCGACAGAAGATATGAAGATAAACCAAAGACGCCGCCACGTCAGGCCCAGAATGTAAGAGGAGTTGGTCAACCCGCGGGTAGACCTGTACAGGAAACAGCCCCTGCTGCCAAAAACGAAAAGCCGGAACAAACGGCTAAGTCAGTTAAACAGCAAGACAGACCTGCTCAGAATAATGATCAGGTTGTTCGTCAGGAAAAAACGGTGGTTGCTGAACCGCAGCAAGAGTTAAACCGTTCCGGGAAAAGCCAGCCAACGGGTAAAACCCAGGGTGATCGCCCTCAACAGGGCCAGGGTCGATCCGCTGGGCAGCGACAGCCTGGGCCAGGAAAATCGGGTCAGGGCGACCGCGGCCAACATGGCGGGCAGGGTAAACCACCCTATGGGGACCGAGGTAATCAGCGTGGGCAGGGTAAACCGGCTTATGGCAACCGGGATAACAAAGGAAATACCCGAGCCGGCATACCGGCTATTCCTAAGCCGCCAGAACAAATTGCCCAACCTAAACCTACCAAAACCCCTGACAAGACAAAGGGTGATCGTCGTAAGAATTACGATAAAGATAAACATTGGGTTGACGGTTTTAATGAAAGTAACAAGTTTTTTCACCAACGTCAAAATAAAAACAAGAAGAAGAAAAACCAACCTACGCCACCACCTATTGTAGATAAAAGGCCGGTACAAATCGGTGAAAATATTACTGTTCAGGAACTAGCTGAGAAATTAAAGAAAACCGCAGCAGAAGTAATTAAAAAACTGATGTCGCTGGGTGTTTTGGCTACCATTAACCAGGAAATTGATTTTGACACAGCTGCATTAATTGCCAGTGAATTTGGTTACGAAGTTGAATTAAAAGTGGCTGTAGACAAAGAAGCCTTGTTGATGGCTGAACCGGAAGATGATCCGGAAAAAATGAAACCGCGTCCACCGGTGGTCACCATTATGGGTCACGTAGACCATGGTAAAACTTCTCTCTTGGATGCCATCCGGGAAACTAATGTTACTGCCGGTGAGGCCGGGGGTATTACCCAACATATTGGTGCTTATCAGGTTGAACACAATGGAAAGAAAATTACCTTTGTAGATACACCGGGTCACGCTGCATTTACGGCTATGCGTGCACGCGGAGCCCAAATTACGGATATTGCAGTTTTGGTAGTGGCGGCTGACGATGGTGTGATGCCGCAAACCGTGGAAGCTATTAACCACGCCAAGGCAGCGCAGGTTCCCATTATCGTTGCTATTAACAAAATGGACAAACCGGAGGCTTCACCGGAAAAAGTAAAACAGGAACTGACCCAGCACGATTTAGTGGTGGAAGACTGGGGCGGTGATGTCATTGCTGTTCCCGTATCTGCTAAGCAACGTACCGGCCTGGAAAACTTGCTGGAAATGATTCTGCTGGTGGCCGAGATCAACGAATTGAAGGCTAACCCGGATCGACTGGCCAGAGGTACCGTGATAGAAGCAGAATTAGATAAAGGTCGCGGTCCCGTGGCCACTGTTTTAGTACAGAATGGAACCCTGCGGGTAGGGGATACTATTGTTGTTGGTCATGTGTTTGGCCGCGTGCGGGCTATGATCGATGACAAAGGTCGCCGAGTCAAAAAAGCTGGACCCAGTACGCCGGTGGAAATTTTGGGTCTCTCCGACGTGCCGGAAGCCGGTGATATCCTTATTGCTGTGGAAGATGAAAAACTGGCCAGAGAAGTGGCAGAAAAAAGACAGCAACGTAAGAGAGAAGAAGAACTTAAGGCCACGTCCAAGATTTCTCTGGATGACTTGTTTAAACATATTCAGGAGGGGCAAATTAAGGAGCTGCCCATTATTGTTAAGGCCGACGTACAAGGTTCCATCGAGGCTTTGGCTCAGGCATTGGAGAAACTAAGCACTGATGAAGTTAAGGTAAACCTTATTCACACTGGTGTGGGTGCCATAAACGAAACTGACATTATGCTTGCTTCCGCTTCCAATGCTTTGGTTATTGGCTTTAATGTCCGGCCTGATGCCAATGCCCGAAAGGTGGCAGAAGCTGAAAAAGTAAGCTTAAACCTTTACCGCGTCATCTATGAGGTCATTGATGATGTTAAGAAGGCCATGAGCGGTCTGCTGGAACCAGAATTTAGAGAAGTTATCCTGGGTCATGTGGAAGTTAGAAAAACCTTCAAAGCCTCTAAGATTGGCACCATTGCCGGAGGGTATGTGGCTGAAGGAAAAATCACCAGGGATTCCCAGGTGCGAGTTATTCGTGATGGCATCGTCATACATGAGGGAAAACTTGATTCCTTAAAAAGATTTAAGGATGACGTTAAAGAAGTGACTCAAGGTTACGAATGTGGTTTAACCATTGAACGTTTTAATGATATTCAAGAAGGAGATATTATTGAAGTATTCACCACTGAAGCCATCAAGAGGGAATTGGAGTAA
- the rnpM gene encoding RNase P modulator RnpM, translating to MPKVKKVPLRMCIGCQQMKPKRELIRVVRTPQETVEIDPSGKKSGRGAYICADIDCLQKAIKGKRLERALERSISPEIIETLRQGLVK from the coding sequence GTGCCCAAGGTGAAGAAAGTTCCGCTCAGAATGTGTATTGGTTGTCAACAAATGAAGCCTAAGCGAGAACTCATCCGGGTGGTGCGTACCCCACAAGAAACGGTGGAAATAGATCCCTCTGGCAAAAAATCGGGTAGAGGTGCTTATATTTGTGCCGATATTGATTGCTTGCAAAAGGCTATTAAGGGTAAAAGATTGGAACGAGCTCTGGAGCGTTCCATCTCCCCGGAAATCATTGAAACTCTTAGGCAGGGATTGGTGAAATAG
- the truB gene encoding tRNA pseudouridine(55) synthase TruB → MDGIINVLKPPGMTSHDVVYFVRKITGAKKCGHTGTLDPGATGVLPVCLGKATRLARFVTEGNKSYRAEMTLGLSTTTQDAFGDIVEQKDAFQIYPEQIDNLLPSFIGDIKQTPPMASAIKINGQRLYDLARQGQSIDVPTRIVTIFDLRVVQSNNWGTAHPRILFDVTCSKGTYVRTLCADIGRALGCGAYMSFLLRTRVAGFSIDHAYTLEDLTDLAGAGQISLAVVPMVQAVNHLPLVEINPTAQRAVCSGATLYPAGVKRISGPIKEDAMVRVQSGQILLGIYRAVQDMDTGTKRIIFKPEVVLGE, encoded by the coding sequence TTGGACGGCATTATTAATGTCTTAAAACCCCCCGGTATGACCTCTCACGATGTGGTTTATTTTGTACGTAAAATTACTGGTGCGAAAAAATGTGGTCACACAGGAACCCTTGACCCAGGTGCCACCGGTGTGCTGCCTGTTTGCCTGGGTAAGGCCACCAGGCTGGCCAGGTTTGTCACTGAGGGCAATAAAAGTTACCGGGCAGAAATGACTTTAGGTTTATCCACCACCACCCAGGATGCCTTTGGTGACATTGTGGAACAGAAGGACGCATTCCAAATTTATCCTGAACAAATTGATAATTTGTTACCTTCCTTTATTGGTGATATTAAACAAACGCCACCCATGGCATCAGCTATAAAAATAAATGGTCAAAGATTATATGATTTGGCCCGTCAAGGACAAAGTATTGATGTACCCACCAGGATAGTAACAATTTTTGATCTGCGGGTAGTTCAAAGCAATAACTGGGGGACTGCTCATCCTCGTATTTTATTTGATGTGACATGCTCAAAAGGGACATATGTGCGTACCCTATGCGCAGATATTGGCCGGGCGTTAGGGTGTGGCGCCTATATGTCCTTTTTGCTGCGCACCAGAGTGGCGGGATTTTCTATTGACCATGCTTATACTCTGGAGGACCTGACAGACCTGGCTGGTGCCGGGCAAATCTCCTTGGCCGTGGTACCAATGGTGCAGGCTGTTAACCATTTGCCTCTGGTGGAGATCAATCCTACAGCCCAGAGGGCTGTTTGTTCCGGCGCAACGCTTTATCCAGCAGGGGTAAAAAGGATTAGCGGTCCCATCAAAGAGGATGCCATGGTGCGGGTTCAGTCCGGTCAAATCCTGTTGGGGATTTACCGGGCGGTACAGGATATGGACACAGGGACTAAGCGGATCATTTTTAAACCAGAAGTAGTTTTAGGTGAGTAA
- a CDS encoding bifunctional riboflavin kinase/FAD synthetase, protein MRVFESLTGLKDRYPNITVALGNFDGIHLGHQRLIHEAMDNARRTNGMAAVLTFHPHPLQVLRPEMAPPMLLSRTAKEQMMAELGIDLLLMLPFNATFAQLSPIEFIEQILWNQLGVKGIVVGYNYTFGHKGRGTPDTLWQYSDKYGYTLHVIPPVKVGNEIVSSTLIRKKLAEGDVVAARKYLGYYPFTEGVVVVGDRRGNTLGFPTANIDCPPGIVVPAKGVYSVYVELAGEKYLGVANVGTKPTFNGNSQRTNIEVHLLDFCGDIYGQRIRVYYSRKLRDEKKFSSIMELVNQIRADVQSARIDHANKVE, encoded by the coding sequence TTGCGTGTTTTTGAAAGCCTAACCGGGCTTAAGGACAGGTATCCAAATATTACTGTGGCTTTAGGAAATTTTGACGGCATTCATCTTGGTCACCAAAGACTAATCCATGAGGCAATGGATAATGCCCGCCGCACTAACGGAATGGCTGCAGTATTAACCTTTCATCCCCACCCCCTTCAAGTTTTAAGGCCGGAAATGGCACCGCCCATGCTGCTTAGCCGGACAGCCAAGGAGCAAATGATGGCGGAGTTAGGGATCGATTTGTTGCTGATGCTACCCTTTAATGCCACCTTTGCCCAACTAAGTCCGATTGAATTTATTGAACAAATACTCTGGAACCAGCTAGGTGTTAAAGGTATTGTAGTGGGTTATAATTACACCTTTGGTCACAAGGGTCGGGGTACTCCGGACACCCTTTGGCAGTATAGTGATAAATACGGATATACTTTACATGTGATCCCTCCGGTTAAAGTAGGCAACGAAATTGTCAGCAGTACATTGATAAGAAAAAAATTGGCCGAAGGTGATGTAGTAGCTGCCAGAAAATATTTAGGCTACTATCCTTTTACCGAAGGGGTTGTGGTTGTAGGAGACCGCAGAGGTAATACTTTAGGATTTCCTACCGCCAATATTGATTGTCCGCCGGGCATTGTTGTGCCGGCCAAGGGTGTTTACAGTGTTTATGTGGAGTTAGCAGGGGAAAAATATCTGGGTGTAGCTAATGTTGGTACTAAACCAACTTTTAACGGCAATAGCCAGCGAACCAATATTGAAGTACACCTGCTTGATTTTTGTGGGGACATATATGGCCAGAGAATAAGAGTTTACTATTCCCGAAAACTTAGAGATGAAAAAAAATTTAGCTCCATCATGGAGTTGGTAAACCAGATCCGGGCTGATGTACAAAGTGCCAGAATTGACCATGCGAATAAAGTCGAATAA
- a CDS encoding L7Ae/L30e/S12e/Gadd45 family ribosomal protein encodes MSGDFAVRANITKAKLMIIAKDASERIKQEYLRIGKSNKVPTIVALSKEELGSALGKSPRAAVAILDNNFAQGVGRLLERGEV; translated from the coding sequence GTGTCTGGGGATTTTGCCGTACGGGCCAACATAACCAAAGCAAAATTAATGATCATTGCCAAAGATGCTTCGGAACGAATTAAGCAAGAATATCTACGCATTGGAAAGTCAAACAAGGTTCCTACCATAGTGGCACTTTCCAAAGAAGAATTGGGCTCAGCATTGGGAAAATCTCCCCGTGCTGCGGTGGCAATTCTCGATAATAATTTTGCCCAGGGAGTTGGTCGTCTGCTGGAAAGGGGAGAGGTGTAA
- the nusA gene encoding transcription termination factor NusA yields MNSEFLEALKDLEKEKGIAVDVLLEAIEAALLSAYKRNFGSLQNARVHIDRNTGDFKVYSQRTVVEEVEDDRLEISLEDARKIDPRFNLGDVVENEVTPRNFGRIAAQTAKQVVVQRIREAERNIIFEEFANREGDILTGIVQRIENKNVFIELGKTEAILTPSEQMPGEEYRPGDRLKTYIVEVRKTTKGPQILVSRTHPGLLKRLLEMEVPELYEGVIELKSIAREAGYRSKIAVYSKDENVDPVGACVGPKGMRVQNIVSELNGEKIDIVKWDQDPSKFVASSLSPAKVVAVEVWEDEKVARVIVPDYQLSLAIGKEGQNARLAAKLTGWKIDIKSESQMAEIYPEYNQYEENPEDGDLESYLSGTDELEYSPDDDLAKNDDK; encoded by the coding sequence GTGAATAGTGAGTTCTTAGAAGCTTTAAAGGACTTAGAAAAAGAAAAGGGTATTGCGGTTGATGTTCTCTTAGAGGCCATTGAAGCTGCTTTGTTATCGGCCTACAAGCGCAATTTTGGCTCCTTACAAAATGCCAGGGTACACATTGACCGGAATACAGGAGATTTTAAAGTTTATTCCCAGCGTACAGTGGTTGAAGAGGTAGAGGATGATCGACTAGAAATTTCCCTGGAAGATGCCCGCAAAATTGACCCCCGTTTTAATTTGGGGGATGTGGTGGAAAATGAGGTCACACCTCGTAATTTTGGTCGCATTGCAGCTCAAACAGCTAAACAGGTGGTTGTGCAGCGGATTCGGGAAGCCGAAAGAAATATTATCTTTGAAGAATTCGCCAACCGGGAAGGTGATATTCTCACAGGTATCGTGCAGCGGATCGAAAATAAAAATGTTTTTATTGAATTAGGAAAAACCGAGGCCATTTTAACTCCTTCAGAGCAAATGCCTGGTGAAGAATACCGGCCCGGCGATAGGTTAAAAACCTATATCGTTGAAGTGCGTAAGACCACGAAGGGCCCACAAATACTGGTTTCCCGGACCCACCCCGGATTGCTTAAAAGGCTGCTGGAGATGGAAGTGCCAGAGTTGTATGAAGGAGTTATCGAGTTAAAATCCATTGCCCGGGAAGCAGGTTACCGTTCCAAAATTGCCGTTTATTCTAAAGACGAAAACGTTGATCCAGTGGGAGCATGTGTAGGACCTAAAGGAATGCGGGTACAAAATATTGTTTCAGAATTAAACGGAGAGAAAATTGATATTGTGAAATGGGACCAGGATCCTTCTAAATTTGTAGCCTCGTCTTTAAGCCCTGCCAAGGTAGTTGCGGTGGAGGTATGGGAAGATGAAAAAGTGGCCCGGGTTATTGTACCCGACTACCAACTCTCTTTAGCCATCGGTAAAGAGGGGCAAAATGCACGTTTGGCCGCTAAGCTGACGGGGTGGAAAATTGACATTAAGAGTGAATCACAAATGGCGGAAATTTACCCCGAGTATAATCAGTATGAAGAGAATCCGGAAGATGGGGATCTGGAAAGTTATTTATCGGGGACAGATGAGTTGGAATATAGTCCCGATGATGACTTGGCTAAAAACGATGATAAGTAA
- the rpsO gene encoding 30S ribosomal protein S15, which yields MALSAEKKNEIIQAFKTHENDTGSPEVQIALLTERINQLTEHLKLFKKDHHSRRGLLKMVGQRRALLNYLRDRDFDRYRNIVERLGLRK from the coding sequence GTGGCACTGTCTGCAGAGAAAAAGAACGAAATCATCCAAGCCTTTAAAACCCATGAGAATGATACAGGTTCACCGGAAGTGCAAATCGCTCTTCTGACTGAACGTATCAACCAGCTGACCGAGCATCTCAAGTTATTTAAAAAAGATCACCATTCCCGCCGTGGTCTTTTAAAAATGGTTGGTCAACGCCGGGCTCTTTTAAATTACCTGCGGGACCGTGATTTTGACCGGTACCGTAATATTGTTGAAAGACTGGGACTGCGTAAGTAG
- a CDS encoding polyribonucleotide nucleotidyltransferase: MSENPVLIREMSLGGRKLTLETGRLAKQASGAVLVTYGDTMVLVTATVAKNTRDIDFFPLTVDYEERLYAVGKIPGGFIKREGRPSEKAILSGRLIDRPIRPLFPKHMRNEVQVVATVLSVDQDNAPEIAAMIGASAALHISKIPLKKPIGGVIVGRVDGQFVINPVVRQAENSDMHLVVAGTDDAVMMVEAGAKEVPEDQILEAIMFGHEVVKEVVKFIDDFRVAALELGLAQEKMVIPEPEYDPAIVEVVLPKAEEVIREAVLYCSREKLTKKDREAYMEEVMTNLQTSFLEQFPENEKDIKDLIEKAEKKVVRRIITHDKLRIDGRAIDEVRPISVEVGVLARTHGSGLFTRGQTQILTVATLGCVSDEQILDGLGLEETKRYMHHYNFPPFSTGETKPMRSPGRREIGHGALAERALEPMIPPEEVFPYTLRVVSEALESNGSTSMGSVCGSTLALMDAGVPIKAPVAGVAMGLIMEEDQFTVLTDIQGLEDHLGDMDFKVAGTANGITALQMDIKIPGITREVFEQALAQAYRGRMHILSKMLEVIPAPRPEISPYAPSIIRTTIHPDKIRDVIGPGGKIIKKLVEETGADIDIEDDGRVFIAAVDREKGKRALEIIQSITSEVEVGKLYKGKVTRVTDFGCFVEVIPGVLGLPGKEGLVHISQLDFQRVEKTEDVVKEGDVITVKAIGYDHQGRLKLSRKEALRDMGIAPGEDLSAERKERRQYNRPRVAKQ, encoded by the coding sequence ATGTCAGAAAATCCAGTATTAATTAGGGAGATGTCCCTAGGGGGTAGAAAACTTACCCTGGAAACAGGTCGCTTGGCTAAACAGGCCAGTGGCGCAGTATTGGTAACATATGGAGACACCATGGTTTTGGTGACCGCCACCGTGGCTAAGAATACCAGGGATATTGATTTCTTTCCCCTTACCGTAGATTATGAGGAAAGGCTATATGCTGTTGGGAAAATTCCCGGCGGTTTTATTAAAAGGGAAGGACGGCCCAGTGAAAAGGCCATATTATCAGGTAGATTAATTGACCGCCCCATTCGGCCGCTGTTTCCCAAACATATGAGAAATGAAGTTCAAGTAGTGGCTACGGTTTTATCCGTAGACCAGGACAACGCGCCGGAGATTGCAGCTATGATTGGGGCTTCCGCTGCTTTACATATTTCTAAAATACCCCTGAAGAAGCCCATTGGTGGCGTTATTGTGGGCCGGGTAGATGGTCAGTTTGTCATTAACCCGGTGGTGCGGCAAGCTGAAAACAGTGATATGCACCTGGTGGTAGCTGGTACTGATGATGCTGTGATGATGGTTGAGGCAGGTGCTAAAGAGGTACCAGAAGACCAGATCCTGGAGGCCATTATGTTTGGCCACGAGGTAGTCAAAGAAGTTGTTAAATTTATTGATGATTTCCGGGTTGCTGCGCTGGAATTAGGTTTAGCCCAGGAAAAAATGGTTATTCCCGAGCCGGAATATGATCCTGCTATAGTTGAGGTTGTACTGCCGAAGGCGGAGGAGGTAATCCGTGAGGCAGTTCTCTATTGTTCCAGAGAAAAACTCACTAAAAAGGATCGGGAGGCCTACATGGAAGAGGTTATGACTAATTTACAAACCTCTTTCTTGGAACAATTCCCGGAAAATGAAAAAGACATCAAGGACCTGATTGAAAAGGCAGAGAAGAAGGTAGTGCGGCGTATCATTACCCATGATAAATTGCGTATTGACGGTCGGGCCATTGATGAAGTACGACCAATTTCCGTTGAGGTAGGTGTCTTGGCCCGCACTCACGGGTCGGGATTGTTCACCAGGGGACAAACTCAAATTTTAACCGTAGCTACCCTGGGTTGTGTCAGTGATGAACAAATTCTTGATGGTCTTGGTCTGGAAGAGACTAAACGTTATATGCATCATTATAACTTTCCACCTTTTAGTACCGGTGAAACTAAGCCTATGAGATCCCCGGGACGTAGGGAAATAGGTCACGGTGCTCTGGCTGAACGGGCCCTGGAGCCTATGATTCCTCCAGAGGAAGTTTTTCCCTATACTCTCAGAGTGGTTTCCGAAGCTCTGGAGTCCAACGGTTCAACTTCCATGGGCAGTGTATGCGGTAGTACCCTGGCTTTGATGGATGCTGGTGTTCCCATAAAGGCTCCGGTGGCTGGTGTGGCCATGGGCTTAATAATGGAAGAAGACCAGTTTACTGTATTGACTGATATTCAAGGATTAGAGGATCATTTAGGCGATATGGACTTTAAGGTCGCCGGGACCGCCAATGGTATTACTGCTTTACAGATGGATATTAAGATTCCTGGTATTACAAGAGAAGTATTTGAACAGGCCTTGGCCCAGGCTTACCGGGGTCGTATGCACATCCTGAGTAAGATGTTAGAAGTAATTCCCGCTCCCAGACCGGAAATTTCTCCTTATGCACCCAGTATCATTAGAACCACCATACATCCGGATAAAATTCGCGATGTCATTGGACCAGGTGGCAAGATCATTAAAAAATTGGTTGAGGAAACCGGGGCCGATATTGATATTGAGGATGATGGCAGGGTGTTCATTGCCGCCGTTGACCGGGAAAAAGGTAAACGGGCCCTGGAAATTATCCAATCCATTACCTCCGAAGTTGAAGTTGGTAAACTATATAAAGGTAAAGTAACTCGGGTTACTGATTTTGGTTGTTTCGTGGAGGTTATTCCCGGAGTATTGGGGCTGCCGGGCAAAGAGGGGTTGGTGCACATTTCCCAACTGGACTTCCAACGGGTTGAAAAGACCGAAGATGTGGTTAAAGAAGGGGATGTCATCACAGTTAAAGCTATCGGCTATGATCACCAAGGCCGGTTAAAACTGTCCCGTAAAGAAGCTTTAAGGGATATGGGTATAGCCCCGGGAGAGGATCTATCTGCCGAACGCAAGGAGCGGAGACAATATAATCGTCCAAGAGTAGCTAAACAATAA
- the rbfA gene encoding 30S ribosome-binding factor RbfA yields the protein MSHRPERLAEAIKKEIADLIRTEIKDPRVGFVTITGVEVTRDLSYAKIFVSVMGSDDQRKETMAVLQKAAGYMRSEVGRRIKVRHVPELMFKLDTSLDHGTRIMELLQEVNKREENSTNE from the coding sequence ATGTCACACCGACCGGAACGTTTGGCCGAAGCAATTAAAAAAGAAATAGCGGACTTAATTAGAACTGAGATAAAAGATCCCCGGGTGGGGTTTGTGACTATTACTGGTGTAGAGGTTACCAGGGATTTATCCTATGCCAAAATTTTTGTTAGCGTTATGGGTTCTGATGATCAGCGCAAAGAAACAATGGCAGTTCTGCAAAAAGCTGCTGGATACATGCGTTCAGAGGTAGGACGGAGAATCAAGGTTCGCCATGTGCCTGAATTAATGTTTAAATTAGATACCTCTTTAGATCATGGAACTCGTATCATGGAACTCCTGCAAGAGGTTAACAAACGGGAGGAAAACTCCACTAATGAATGA
- a CDS encoding DHH family phosphoesterase — translation MNDFIEVAEAIKNSRSPVLCGHVMPDGDSLGSLLALGLGLKSMGKEVTMVSSDPIPELYNFLPGVENIHVGNVPTGNYDMLIVVDCSVPERLGDTVLPLVDTVSTVVIIDHHVNESPFGQYNYINSRVAATGELIMDFLDYLKVKLNQDIATNLYTAIVTDSGSFRYENTTPETHQKASRLVECGVSVARLSNLIFGEQPIESLRLLQAALNTLEVCECGKIAWMSMTMEKIQEIGATDQHLEGLINYPRKVKGVELAIMFREMVGGKVKVSFRSKYQVDVNRLARVFGGGGHVRASGCTVEGELSQVQAMVLAEAKKLFRGC, via the coding sequence ATGAATGATTTTATAGAGGTGGCGGAGGCAATAAAAAACAGCCGAAGTCCTGTATTATGTGGGCATGTAATGCCGGATGGCGATAGTTTAGGTTCCCTATTAGCCCTGGGATTAGGCTTAAAAAGTATGGGCAAAGAGGTAACCATGGTTAGTAGTGATCCAATTCCGGAGCTTTATAATTTTCTTCCCGGTGTGGAGAACATTCATGTAGGAAACGTACCAACAGGTAATTATGATATGCTTATAGTGGTGGATTGTTCTGTACCTGAACGGTTAGGCGATACGGTATTACCGCTGGTTGATACAGTCTCCACCGTTGTGATTATCGACCACCATGTCAATGAGTCTCCCTTTGGCCAATATAACTATATCAATTCCAGGGTAGCTGCTACCGGCGAACTAATCATGGACTTTTTGGATTACCTTAAGGTTAAATTGAACCAGGATATAGCCACTAACCTGTATACAGCCATTGTCACCGATTCAGGCTCATTTCGTTATGAGAATACCACTCCGGAAACCCATCAAAAGGCTTCCCGGTTAGTTGAATGTGGTGTTTCGGTGGCCAGGTTATCAAACTTGATTTTCGGTGAACAGCCCATTGAATCCTTACGTTTGTTACAGGCTGCCCTGAATACCCTGGAAGTTTGCGAATGTGGTAAAATAGCCTGGATGTCCATGACCATGGAGAAAATTCAAGAGATAGGGGCTACGGACCAACATTTGGAAGGACTGATCAATTACCCCCGGAAAGTAAAAGGTGTTGAACTGGCTATTATGTTTAGAGAAATGGTTGGAGGTAAAGTTAAAGTCAGTTTTCGTTCCAAATACCAGGTAGATGTTAATCGTTTGGCTCGAGTTTTTGGCGGTGGTGGCCATGTACGTGCTTCTGGTTGTACCGTAGAGGGAGAATTATCCCAAGTCCAGGCAATGGTTTTGGCAGAAGCGAAAAAATTATTCCGGGGGTGCTAG